One region of Eupeodes corollae chromosome 1, idEupCoro1.1, whole genome shotgun sequence genomic DNA includes:
- the LOC129953664 gene encoding mediator of RNA polymerase II transcription subunit 7, producing MANQEGTQVLSLPLPPTQYINLFSEESVRRNRVPRHPPSINDTYFMFGAQYSNEEMIRSLESQGIKRLIPQHFDRRKELKKLNHSLFVNFLDLVDLLIQFPDSPRRTEKIDDLSLLFVHMHHLLNEFRPHQARETLRVMMEMQKRQRIETCTRFQKHLEKVRDLVQNAFVNLPDLEHEQHSLSDFNKMEDDCQKNVISANIDQCHPCDKIMCNIIDNLI from the exons atggcAAACCAAGAAGGGACTCAAGTTTTATCACTTCCACTGCCCCCAAcacaatatataaatttattttccgaAGAAAGTGTTCGTAGAAATAGGGTTCCGAGGCATCCACCAAGCATAAACGACACATATTTTATGTTTGGTGCCCAGTACAGCAACGAGGAAATGATAAGATCACTTGAAAGTCAAGGCATCAAAAGACTTATACCGCAACATTTCGACCGtagaaaagaattgaaaaaactaAACCATTCcctttttgtaaactttttggATTTAGTGGATTTGCTTATACAGTTTCCTGACAGTCCTAGAAGAACAGAAAAG atcgATGACCTCAGCTTACTATTTGTTCACATGCATCATCTACTGAATGAATTCCGACCACATCAGGCCAGAGAAACTCTGCGTGTAATGATGGAAATGCAAAAGAGGCAACGCATAGAAACTTGTacaagatttcaaaaacatttagaaaaagtacGAGATCTTGTGCAAAATGCTTTTGTTAACCTTCCTGATCTTGAGCACGAACAACACTCGCTGTCAGACTTCAATAAAATGGAAGACGATtgccaaaaaaatgtaataagtgCAAATATTGACCAATGTCATCCATGCGACAAAATAATGTGTAATATTATCGATAATTTAATCTGA